In Deltaproteobacteria bacterium, one DNA window encodes the following:
- a CDS encoding GIY-YIG nuclease family protein, with translation MDKQFCVYILASKRNGTLYIGVTSQLATRVW, from the coding sequence ATGGACAAGCAGTTCTGCGTTTACATCCTGGCCAGCAAACGGAACGGCACGCTGTACATTGGGGTGACCTCACAGCTGGCAACGCGGGTGTGGC